DNA sequence from the Nicotiana tomentosiformis chromosome 3, ASM39032v3, whole genome shotgun sequence genome:
TTTGTAAATGTTAGGAGCAAGTGTTAAGTAAGAAGTTTGAGTCTGTGCCTTACAATTCGTTGGTTAAGAACTTATTCACTCTGCACAGAAGTTGCAAATTCTGAATGCTGCATCTGAGTGTTCAAGCCTACATGTTGATTTACCTAGTGCAAACGGGACTTCAGGATAGTGCAAGTTTTATAGAATTTCCATTTTCAATTTGATCATGTTTCTTATTTCAGGGATACACAAGTATTATTCCGAGAAAAGAatcaaacaaagataaaattGCGTTAGGAGCTTCAAGTTCTTGTTTAAGCAAGCTTAGAGCATCACTGCACCAGAAGTCCAACCAAAAAGTTATCTTTTAGAGTACACACAAGCAACGTACATGTGGTAGACAAAGGCATCCACATGTATTCCCCCAGAGAGAAAATTCTTTCTGTGGTTTGTTCAAGACCCACATACCAGTGTTATTAAAAGCCAGCACTTGGCCGCCTAAACCGACTAAGCTGTGCGAAGCGAGAGGTTATCGCTTCCTGGGTCAAGTCATGCGTTTCCAAGAAGTTTGCACGCCAAACATTGACGCGCCAAGTGATCCCAATGAGAAGTAGCAGGCTTTTGGATCTCAACTTTAGAGAGCTGGATTAATATTGACATTATTGTATATTTGGATGCTGAAATGTTATTTTAGTAGCAATTCAATTCTTATAGTAATAAATTCATACCATAtgttaaaatttttaaatttttcgtAAATTGTGCATTTCATTTCAAAGTGTGCTTCAATTCTCGTTTTTCGCTTCAAATGGGCCTACCGCATACTATTCCTGGAATTATCTTGACGACCACCATAGGCAAGGTTAGCACTTCTCTATTTTATCGTCACTACACTGTTATTGAAATAAAAGTGATCATAAAATGAATTAAGAGAGGAAATGGATAAGCTAGGAGGAAAAGAAGACTGGTCAGATATACACTCTGTAATCTCTGATCAGAACAACATAGGGTGTTCTTCACTCAGATAGAGGGGAATCAATGATGTCACCTGTGGCAGCCAAGGAAAAAAAAGGGTTTTGTTTTGACGAAGCGATGTGTCCCTGACTAGTTTGCAGTGTGcaaagggtctatcggaaataacatTTCTACTTTCTCAAGGCAGGGGTAAGgttgcatacacactaccctcccaagaccccacttgtgggattacactggtttttgttgttgttgttgttactttcATAACATGACCATCGATGCCAGGTATAGTGGAAAAAACTGAAAATGCAAGAATGCCCTCAAGTCTTCATAATTACCAGAATCATCTATTCTTTTATTTTCAGTAAGCTGATTTTTATAATGTCTTACATGGAAGGGGCTGGCAATGCTAAGGAAGAGCAAAAATACATTCAGGTATATCCATACCATTTAACTCTTGAACAATATGCTTAATGACCGATAGTTGAAGAGAAAATCTTACCCTGGGAATACATTCATAGCCTCCTCCTGTGACATTCAGTAAAGCCAAAGATAAAACTCTCCTAGGCACCAATGCAGCCAATCTGCAAGCTATCATCGCTCCTGAATGATTGAAAAAAAGTACAAGCAAGCATAAAAGTTAGCACATTGATCACATAAGCATTTTCCCAGCTACAGGATGAACTTGATTCTCAAATATGATGTTCCACATTTTATTCAAGTTGTTAAGCAGCCATGTTGTCAAGCTGAAACTGCAAAGATCACTTCCTATAATTTGAAATGGCTTAAACTACTTGAAAGATGAACTGGAAATACTCATATTATGCTACCAGTATAGAAATTGCATCTTTTTTCTATATACTGCACACTTAAGATCGAAATCTCtatttcaaaatcaaatttaATTAAAGTTGTACAAAGTCAATAATAGAGATGGACAAAGTCAAAAATGCCAACCAAAGAGGACAGAGTCAGAAACTTACCCATTGAATGGCCAAAGACGTGTGCTTTTTCCCACCCCAAGTGATCCATTATAGCAATTGCATCTTTTGCCATAATCCTTGTGCTGCACCCAACATTAATTTAACGTATCAGCTACTTAACTTTAGTTTTTACCTAAAAACAGaaaaatagttaaaatgtctcctCATATGTCTAATTGTAGCCCCACAAAAGAACTAAATTCATTCTTGAACTGCTCCTATTAGCTGCAAATATTCGATAATAATCTAAAAGTTACCATTTTTCCTATTTTATTGCTAAAAATAGCTGAATAAAGGTAATTAAAAATTGTGGTTATATGGGGACTTACGTGTACTCTGATTTTTTAGTGGGGACGGAGCTTAAGCCCATTCCACGATTGTCAAAAGCACAGACCTCTATACCGGAGCTCCGATCACCGGCCGCTGGCGATTCATCATCATTCGGAGTAATCGTTCCGGTGAGCGCCTTGATCTGTGGGGCCCATGAAGTATGCGTCCCAGCCAATCCTTTTATCATTCAAAACACAAAAATTCAGAAACAAACCATAAAAAGTCCAAATAGGAAaaacatcaaaaaaaaaaaatgcagaGGAAAACGAAGAATACCAATAATTAAGAGAACTTTGACCGGGCCTTGACCATAAGTTCTATAAAAAATCTTGGTTCCATTGTTGCCAGTTGCATCCACACCGTTCTGGTATTTGCTGATTTCACAGAAAGGCATGTTTGGCCTATTCAACAAATCAAGCCTCTAAAATGCCTTTTTCAggaaaaaagaagtaaaaaaattAGAGAAGAAAGTTTTGTTGGAATATTTATGAATGAGAAATACAGAATGAAGAATTAGGAAATGGGAACAAGAGTTTGTTTTTTGTATAATGTGGCTTTTTCCTTTAAATAAACCTCCATTGACAATCCTTAGGCTACTCGTTATTggttttttacttctttttttataaatttttgtTTCTAATTATTTGGAGATTGAGTGGGGCCGAGTGAACACGTGGCAGATAAGGAGCGGTGGACAAAAAGCAGCATGGACGGTCGGCTTTGAGTAGCTCAGCTTGCGTTAGAAAAAATCAAAGTCAAAGAAATCGCTTTGGCGAAGCGTAGTGTGAAATTCTGGAAGAAATGGTCTTGATTTTGAGGCAGAGTAACCCAATAATATTAggcaaaattaaataaataaacgaAAACTAATTCTTCCGCGCCTAATATTTATATCAAACAAATAAATATACTATATAAGTTTATACATacgtttttatcatttaattaatattaataagcatatatttttatcttatttaccACTTGAATCATAATAAGTTGATTTACTTAAACGAAAACACAGAATACAAATAAACATTTTCATAAATATAGACATTCTAGATGGTTATTGAAGGAGTAGTTGAGCTGTACTTTAATTTTGGTGACCATTTCCTTTTCAACGTAATCGTTAATATTAgacaatatttttctttttaattaattaattaattaaatgctTGATAATGAACGTTGCAAATTCTTAACGGCCCCCCCCTAGATATGCCCCTTTTTTAACTTTCACCTTTTTTATTCTCACGAGTCACGTGCAACACAGATTTaacgttttttttctttttcttttttccccttGTTTACAATTTACAAGAATTAAAAAGGATAAAGGGACAACTAGGATATTCAAGTTTAAAGGGCATGTTTTTTCCAACACAACAGATAAGTTCGTGGCTGAGAGGAAATTTGATGTTTAAAGAGCTGATTCAGCACACACACGATTGCATCTAGACAAAATAAGGACCTTTATCCACACAATTTCCTCTTTTCATTTTTCCCCTTAATAAGGCCCCCAAAAAAATGCTTAGTGACAAAAGGAATGAAGTTACCAATTTTAACACATAATACATTGAATAAAACAGCTTATGGGACTTGGAAATGAACATACATAAGATGGCGTCTCAAAACTTTTTAATCACTATATAAAGCTAGTCCGAATATAAAGGACAGCCCAATGCAATAAGCTCCCAAATATAAAGGGCAACTCAGTGCAATAAGCTTCCGCTATACACGGGTCTGTAAACGAGCCGGATCACATTGGGTCTTATCATCTTATGTACGCAGCCTCACCTTGCATTTCTGCGACAGGCTGTTTCTGCAGCTTGAACTCATAACCTCCTTATCACATGACATCAACTTTTACAATTGCACCAAAGCTCTAGCCCAAATATAGTTACAGCAACTGCGGAACCTCTAATCTCCTGATCACATCGCAACAACTTTTACAATTGCACTAAGCTCCCCTTCAAAGCTAGCCCAAATATATTTACAGAAACTGCAGAATCCTATCCACTATAGAATAATAAAACACGCAGAACATATATACAAGAAATTAGCCCAACTATATTTACAAAATTCCATTGGGGGATTGAGGTGTAGTTTTTTATATTTACATAATGTACAATGCTACCTACTAGAAGAATATATCTCCGACGTAATCTGATATGAAAAGACATGGAATATACATACATGAATTTAGCGAATTTCCGTGGAACAGAGTGAATGTTGTGATGAATGTTTAAACAAGAGATGGTTTAGAGAACAGGAAATAGCCATCCCATGGTCCAACCAAGTAGCAAACCTGCACCAGCAAGACTCAAACCCAAGGCAAAAGCTACAGCAGACTTGTTTATCTTGCATTTATCCTTTGCTGGCTTCCTCTTAATAGGCTTACATCTACATTTTTTCAATTTCCTGCCTTTGATTGGGACCAACGGTAAGAAAGGCGAAAAGTTGGTGGAATTTCGCTCGTCTTTGTTCCGGAGCTGGAGACACAGAGCTTCAAGCTGCAAAATGTGAAGCCACTGCCTGTAAGCAAAGAGGTGAGAAGCCTGTCTGAAGAATAGCTTGATCACGTGTTCCTTCTCGTTGTAGGCTTGCTGTGCCAATTGTTCAGCCTCTCTTGCACGGGTTTGAGAATGGCATAGTGCTTCTAACAGCTGAGCTTTGCTGAGATCGCTTGATCCTGGTTGAGTTTCGTCCAAGGGTACTTTGGCAGTACTTAAATTGTCATCACCACTGGGATTAAAATGATACACGTTAGTGTTGTTAATAATTGGAAAATGAGAATGAGAAGGAAGCGAGGTGAACAACAATTTTCTTAGCATTTACAAACATCATTGTCGGTCCAGGCATACATATGAACATGATGTTTCAAACATTCAAAATGTAGGATTGGTGTTATAACTTTAACTAGAACACTTGAGTTTTGTGAAATAATATGTCAAGGAGAGACTTCATAGATATGATAGAATGCTGGGCAATTGTTTATGGAGTTCCACGATATTGCAGAAAACTCAGAACTACGAAGAACTTCAAAAACCGAAGGACATCCTTTATTCATTAACTCGAAACGAAGAGATTCTGCAATACTAGATTACTAGGTTCTTGAAAGAAAATATAAGTAAGAGAGATTTGTTATAAACTCTCCAGGATTCATCGTTACACAACACCTGCCAAGCCCAAACCAGCATATCAAAGTGGGTGGAAAGTGCAGAAAAGAATGGAAAGGATACCAAActcttatttttttccttttccttgtTCCATTTGtacaaacaagaggaaagaaaagAGAATCAGTAACTTCTTATTAGGTCTTCGATAAGATAAAATTTGGTAAGAGCAGAATGACACTAACAAGCACAATAATTTACAAGTAAAAGGCGATGAATAAAGTCGTTGATATCTTCGAGAAAAATATGCAAAGATAAACCTAAGTTAACATAACTGAGATAAGATTCCAAAGAGGAAAAGAGTTGGGGATTCGACTTCATCTGCACTCATGTAGATGAAATTTCAACAAGTTGAGTTCTGAAATCTAATTTAGTATGCTATCCATATTTTGAGTCTAATTTACTCCACGGACATCCTTTAACTTTGAATATCCATATTTCAGGTTTATTCTCAGTTAAAACACAAAAGGAGGAAAATATTTCTCCTCCATACAACAGAATAAACTTGCTTTCTTCCACTCCTTTTTTCGCGTGCCACATCTTGTTACAAATTTGATGCACTAAATTAGTTTTCTCTACCGTAGACCTCCTCCATCCTAGTCCATTTGATCCATTTTTACTTTGATCCATCCTAAAAGTATGATCTCTTTACTTAAATAATAAAGATCACCAATTCTAATTAATATCTAATCATACTGTTCCATATTATTTTGAATTTGATGTCACCTTAACACTCTCACAACCATTACAACTCACACATAAAAACTCCTAACTTACATTTTTTCTTCAACCTCTGTGGAAGTCTTCCCAAGTCATACAAAATGGGACAAAGTATACATATGTTAAAAAGAACACTGTGGTGAAGAAAGATAGTAGCTAGCTCTTCAACCAGAAAAGGTAGTAGCTAGCGATAGTTGGATAAATACCTTACTGGCTGTCTTGAACCATGTGTCGAGCACCCTTTGCCAACACACAATCTCTTGTATTGGCTTTGTGAAGGATGTTGTCCCGAATAACAGTCACgagtatccagaaattccttctCTCCGACACTAACCTGGCCGGAACATTGAGAACAAGTATATGACTTACCTTCCAAAAACTGAGGCCATGAAAGATTAGAATTTCCAATACAGCCAGATGACTTGAGAGAACCTGAGGCAGCTAACTCCTTATCAGCTGTGCGCCACCACGGTTCAGCCTTCTCAACTCCAATCCATTCAAAGTCCAGTTTAGAAAAATCCTTCTTGGTGTCTCCAGGATCAAGGTGGCTGTAATAATCAAAGTCCAGAAATCCTCCAGTATCCATCTTTACTGGTGTTTTCTGTGAACCATCACCTCCTACATTTGGGAGCATCTCTAATGGTCTATCTTTGTAACTATATGAAGAAGGATAATAGCCTTTGAGCTGTTGGTCTAGCTTtgcatcatcatcacaatatgtTTGAGAATAGAACTCCTCGATCAATTGGTTTTCTCCGTATAATTTCAGAATATTAACACTCTCTGAGCTCAACACTTTAAGCTCCGACTCTACCACGCTTGTGAATTCATGTGAATTATATTTCCCACACTCATGAAGTTCAGAATCCATGCAGCTTGAAACATCATGTGACACTCTTTTTGCATTTCTAGAATTGTGGCCGGACCCTAATTCTGCAGAAGACATCAGGAATAGAGAGAATATTGCGGCTATCTTTTAATCTCTAGAGAATGAACAGTTGGCAGTTCACCCTCATATGGCCCAAAAATAGCAGCTTTAACCTTATCATCCCTTCTTTGCAATCCTGAATAAGCAACAGAAGAATATAATTACGAAAGCAATGAAACGGATAGATGTCAAACCCGATCATTGAGAAGAAATAAATTATACTATAGATTAATAGGTTATAAAACAAAAATCTGAATTGAGAACCAGAAGAAGCTTCACTTATCAATTGAAACTTTTTGGCTTTTTACAACTGCTGAAACTACTCTTTCTAAGCAGAGATATTCAAATGATTTATGTTTCACTCTACATACAGCTTTCCAGCAAACTGTACAAGAAATTGGATGTTTACTTCCCAAAACACAATCGCTAGAAAAGAATCTCATGTGTAAAGCACTAATGCTTCATTTGTTTAATCGTACTACCAAGGTAAGTTTAGTTAGACAAAAATTCAATTCACCATACTACCAGATGAGGGGAAAGAATTCTCTGTATTACTAATCCTTCTACAAATTGAAGCACATCTAAAAAGCATTCAGAAATCACTTTGTGATAGTGAAACATTCCTTTGGTCAAGCCTCTATGAGGACCATGATATCAAAACTGACAGAAAAAATTCAGAGAGGAAAATATTATACCCAGATATCGAATTTAGCCAGCTAAAGTATTCAAATAAGATAACAACAGAGCAGTGGCAAAGCCAGGAATTTACAGAAGTAAACACACGAATAAGTTAAAGGGGATTcaacatatagtatatatacataaaaataaaattttaacctAGCTACGCAGTGTAACTTTCCGAAAACTGATACCCCTTAGcctaaggtggctccgccactgtaGTCAAGGTAAACGACAAGCCATATGAACTCCATACTGCTTAATTACCCAGTCAACGCATAACAAACTTTGATCTGCTCCATTTCTTTACCCCTTGAAAGTTTCTAATAAACATGTCAGATCAAGTCTTAAAGAATACACCTATAATCAACTAACTTCATATAATCGTCACAAAATCATATCATCTCTTTACACCTCAAAATTATACATGATCGCTAATCCAAAAAAACACAAAGAAATATTCAATTTTTCTGTTCCTATATGTTAAAGCGAAAATTCCCAAACAGCCTTTATCTAGTTATACATAAATAACCGACAGTTTTGTACGGATCAAAGAAAAGTGAATACAAATAGTTTTATTATATTCATGATTAATCTATGAACAATTAAGATTAGACCTTCTAATAAATCAGAAAGGAAAAACAGTGGAACAGAGCATGAAACACAGTTGAAGAAATAGTGAAGAGAAAGTACCTGCTTGGAGATGCTTCGAAGGAAAGAAAAACAGTCATTTGTTGAAAAATCAAATTACGGTGCTTTTCCTTCATAATGTTCTCAATATTTAATCACATAttatttaatgacatattttttttaaactttttgtGCCTATATAAATACTTTGTAATAGATAAAAATATATacacaattgaaaaagaaaattttctttatttcttattcatattttactaaattacttttatttcataacaacatttcttgttcatattttactaaattacttttattttataacacgttatgaACCATTAATATTTGAGTTTGGTTCTTCTTCCGCCCATGTTCATGTTCTGATtaataaaataagaaaagaataaCTACTATAACTAGTAAGTACAaaagcaggtaaagtgtgaggtTGGACTTGAAAGAGAGTATGCTGTGCTCCAAGTTTACTCCTCCATtacttttgttgttgtttttttaaGTCTTTTGAGTTGACAATTTAATTTCCTAATAACTTTCATTCTTGACCTTGTCTAAATTATTAAAGTTTAGAAAAACTAATAGGTAATTGAATCTTTCTGAGTATGATCTTGTGTCAGTTACATGTATTCTTGGGGTTATGGCTTATGTTACGCTAGTAATAGTTCCTCTATTGCATCCAATATTTTGATTAAAAAGGAAAGGAAATcggtaattataattttaataaatatttgtccCACCACTCAATGACCACTATAATTGTGTGCACTTTTACTAGTAAGTGGCCTGGCATGATAACTTTGAGCTTACTAGATAATAGAAAAAGTGACTATTCTAAGGATATATTTTTGTGCTTAATTATTTTTTGTTAGTGACATTGATAATAGTAACAAAGTTTGAGTTATTAGTACCGATGAAATTGTTCTCACACTTTTGAAGTACTCAGGAATTGTATAACTtaaatatttttgtcatttttaacaAAATATACTGTGGTCTAAATTTTTTCAGTCTATAAGAAATAGTTTATCTCGTTTCTATCTTAAAGAGGTCAAAACTACATGCAATGAGTTTTATAGTCATAATTGATGAAGTGCTAATGTTTATAAAATTGTTATAATATAATGGTTTTATGCATGACCATTATAAGTGGCCCTGTGGGTAACAGATTTAGAGGACCGAGGATGAGTCTCAGTTGCACTATGGCCTATTGTGCCAAAGGTTAAGGATAAGACGATGAGTTCAAGTCGCGGGTAAGACATCGAGAGCAAGTCATGatgctccatgatgataagagttgggtttgagtttcaattcattatggcctaacatgcctttatattggtaagacattgggtttgagtTTTACTgtaccatattgatgatataatgatgactaaagaaaaataatgtatttgtcatgaaaaaGTATGAAggttgtcccacttgatttgtttcatttttgaagtgaatgtgatagcagtgcataaTAAGCCTAAATGAAGACAAGTGCTTGACGAATGAACATTGGTGTAAcaaatgaaaaaataataatagtcatcattATGATAATTATAAAATGAGAGAACAATAATGGTTCTCAAAATATATCCTTCAAAAGGTGAAAACAATGTTTACCATTTAATTggtatgaaaaaaataataaagtacGTCGCTATGATTATACTTCATTCTTTGAAgaaaatgtgacttgtgataaatatTGAGAATGCAAACTCATTCCTGAAGGTGAATgtggcaatatgtgataaaagtaatgaataaagatatGCAATTGCATGATTGGATGAATGtcacacaactcacctctaagggaggtttgagtgaaataaagagaataaatattattgtgtggttacatgagtatgtcattggtcgcgtacatgtgatacACTAAAAATATATTGTTGTGCCTTATAAAAgtttattaaaggcaaaattaatgcaagaaatgattttgcttatgatgattttgaccataacaattattatgatatggttTTCTCCGTAAATGAGACATTCATCATATGGAtagtgtgacaaaagatcttgtagtacaaaatcaattaaaagctccgaaatagctaatttgttactacccggatgggtgaaattgttcatgacattgatattgtaataagtctcaaaagaaactttttgagtttcaaatatatAAGTTAAAGTGGTTGACATATTGAGATTATAAATGAAAGaaatattgaatatcttcatatttttataatcataacgggtaaatatgaaaggttacccgattttctttctatttgtactacacaagtataagcatgatgatgcaattacaagccacaagtaaactagaggtttactgaaataaatattagttggcatgaccagTTGACCaactcggttcaattatgatccgaaaaaataattgagaattacattggcatatattgaagaaatataagattcttcaagaattctcttctgctgcttattctcatgatataccagttaaggttgagattgaatcccttgaattatggaacgaataaaaggtgataaatatatgggccagtcaccttccatgtgaaccgtttactattatatgattttaatagatgcatctattctatggtcacatatGCATTTGTTATCagcttgcagtttggcttttgcaagattgattgctcaaattattaaaGCACAAtttcagaatataaattatgatgatttatcttgataatattggtttaaatccaagttggtttagcagaaattgtatgcctccaattatatctaaactaTTGGTTATaagaacaaaactgccaaaataaaatttggtatgtgatgtattatttaatatacaataacacttgtacgcatctagccaagttatgataagttctccttATCACAattggttcagggtcaggaaccaaataattttcatatagaaatatgaatgtgttatatgatttaattattccaccacaatgcacaaagatggattcCCAAATAACGCTAGGGATATATGTTGGCGATCCCAACAATAAGGGGAGAAAATGAGCAgttgaaaaagtaatgcatgtaatgaattattatgagtacatctagatcctcgtacaagaaaatgtgaacttgaagttcaagtgataattcatttgcaaaatattgccaagCATATTTGCTGACCCAAGGCTAACTGCTAatactccaaataaaataaagttcataatgaatagagtctatggaaTGCATGAaacataatagactaatcggttccaaatataaaactccttgaagaaggagaggagcaaatattcaagatggtcataataaggaggcaagtgctctagaagagcaccacgacataacacttcataagacctcatgggagaggctcaggtacctgaaaataataagataaagagatctcaataagttatgtctttattgggtaatagtagaaccgatataaaatgatcgtcgacgatgttgttaatataatataacgctcaatattattaatattaacgaggatcttgagctcaaatctgtcatgaaatttggacagataaatgattggccaaataaaaaataagcaataaaaattgatttcacctaAAAGAatgtgaagttggacggatagtcccaacacctgaaattataaagccagtggaggtataaatgtgtaaagacgacttgtgtcacaagaagatttgtaaatatcctggcattgattatagagacatgttctcctgtggtggatgtagtcatttcagattttaatctggcaatacataaaaaacttgatatgcatataatggaaatcattgaaggatttaaattgttctgaagcatattaagatttccaagaaatttattaaataaagcttcaaaaacccttatacggattgaaacaatcagggcgcatgtggtataatcaccTGAgcgagtacctgttgaaagaaagATATACGGATGAtttaatttgtccttgtgtctttataaaaaatgtggatctgaatttgttataatcgtcgtgtatgttgatgatttaaatatcattggaactcttggggagcttcctaaagcagtagattgtttaagaaagaatttgaaatgaaagatcttggaaagacaaaaatTTGTCTTGGTAtaaaaattgagtatatgaaagatggaatttttatccatcaatcagcatacactgaaaagattttaaagcgattctatatggataaagcacatccattgagtaccccggtggttgtgagatcactcgatataaataaagattCATTCTGACCTcgtgaaaataatgaagag
Encoded proteins:
- the LOC104114930 gene encoding uncharacterized protein is translated as MSSAELGSGHNSRNAKRVSHDVSSCMDSELHECGKYNSHEFTSVVESELKVLSSESVNILKLYGENQLIEEFYSQTYCDDDAKLDQQLKGYYPSSYSYKDRPLEMLPNVGGDGSQKTPVKMDTGGFLDFDYYSHLDPGDTKKDFSKLDFEWIGVEKAEPWWRTADKELAASGSLKSSGCIGNSNLSWPQFLEGKSYTCSQCSGQVSVGEKEFLDTRDCYSGQHPSQSQYKRLCVGKGCSTHGSRQPVSGDDNLSTAKVPLDETQPGSSDLSKAQLLEALCHSQTRAREAEQLAQQAYNEKEHVIKLFFRQASHLFAYRQWLHILQLEALCLQLRNKDERNSTNFSPFLPLVPIKGRKLKKCRCKPIKRKPAKDKCKINKSAVAFALGLSLAGAGLLLGWTMGWLFPVL